A part of Caretta caretta isolate rCarCar2 chromosome 1, rCarCar1.hap1, whole genome shotgun sequence genomic DNA contains:
- the LOC125630517 gene encoding noggin-like encodes MEVARAGLICLLLLGSWGQGPLPSGASLLSQEGDLPLSEDLLQPEKISETTPPNPDVHLIRSKSSAHVRPYSLSRSPNDYHYAPKPKHLRAPRLLKLLGPSYDPFWMSSQDPRSRNTSLEQLGTLSQDLADGTSRYRKKLLQEAENVELPILLPPEERTASNLSQAVAHRLRRWLVDSATCHLTSSWVDLGPVFWPRWVRHTECDTSHTGCSWPPGMTCRPAQFTHIKLLVWHCWMSKDPAIDTGRTLQQCTWRQIPYPVVSACKCSCR; translated from the coding sequence ATGGAGGTGGCCAGAGCAGGTCTCatttgcctgctgctgctggggagctggggccaggggcctcTTCCCTCTGgagcctctctcctctcccaggaGGGAGACCTTCCCCTAAGTGAGGACCTTCTGCAGCCTGAGAAGATCAGTGAGACCACCCCACCCAATCCTGATGTCCACCTCATCCGGAGCAAGTCATCTGCCCACGTGAGGCCGTATAGCCTGTCCCGCTCTCCCAATGACTACCACTACGCCCCCAAGCCCAAGCATCTCAGGGCCCCTCGGTTGTTGAAGCTGCTGGGCCCCTCATACGACCCCTTCTGGATGTCCTCGCAGGATCCACGAAGCCGCAACAccagcctggagcagctgggcaCCCTGAGCCAGGACCTGGCCGATGGCACCAGCCGTTACCGGAAGAAGCTGCTGCAAGAGGCTGAAAACGTGGAGCTTCCTATCCTGCTGCCCCCGGAGGAGAGGACGGCCAGCAACCTAAGCCAAGCTGTTGCCCACCGCCTCCGTCGGTGGCTGGTGGACAGCGCCACCTGCCACCTGACCTCATCCTGGGTGGATCTGGGGCCTGTCTTCTGGCCACGTTGGGTCCGCCACACAGAGTGTGACACCTCCCACACTGGCTGCTCCTGGCCTCCTGGCATGACCTGCCGTCCTGCCCAGTTCACCCACATCAAGCTCCTGGTCTGGCACTGCTGGATGAGCAAGGACCCAGCCATAGACACGGGCAGGACTCTCCAGCAATGCACCTGGAGGCAGATTCCCTACCCAGTAGTGTCTGCTTGCAAGTGCTCCTGTCGGTAA
- the GALR3 gene encoding galanin receptor type 3 translates to MPESWNASSNSLEVRAAGIIVPVAFSLIFLLGTVGNGLVLAVLLRNGQVKYNTTNLFILNLAMADLCFIICCVPFQATIYTLDGWLFGPFACKAVHFLIYLTMYASSFTLAAVSVDRYLAIRYPLKSRDLRISRNAVVAIIVIWTLSLLFAGPYLSYYQIVHYHGVPICVPIWEDQHRKILDILTFVFGYLLPVAVVSLAYARTIKFLWTSVDPVERISESRKAKCKVTKMIVAVAILFCLCWLPHHLVILCFWFGYFPFNRVTYACRLASHCLSYANSCLNPIVYALISKHFRKKFKLVFTCLLFQNKNRKKKRAGNKVHVTNVANNAVGAYGGNTEVSQIQEENARCCQGLLRKDAEDTHLPEAWTHQLQDTTASAQRGLLAEESSVTTGNPLAVTSPGRSQGLLTLH, encoded by the exons ATGCCAGAGAGCTGGAATGCCTCCTCCAACAGCCTGGAGGTGCGAGCCGCAGGCATCATCGTGCCAGTGGCCTTCTCCCTCATCTTCCTCCTGGGCACAGTGGGGAATGGGCTGGTGCTGGCTGTGCTGCTGCGTAATGGCCAGGTGAAGTACAACACCACCAACCTGTTCATCCTCAACCTGGCCATGGCGGACCTCTGCTTCATCATCTGCTGCGTCCCCTTCCAAGCCACCATCTACACACTGGACGGGTGGCTCTTCGGCCCCTTCGCCTGCAAGGCTGTGCACTTCCTCATCTACCTCACCATGTATGCCAGCAGCTTCACCCTGGCAGCCGTCTCTGTCGACAg GTACCTGGCCATTCGCTACCCGCTGAAATCCCGGGATCTCCGGATCTCCCGGAATGCAGTGGTTGCCATCATAGTGATCTGGACCCTGTCACTGCTCTTCGCAGGGCCCTACCTCAGCTACTACCAGATTGTCCACTACCACGGGGTACCCATCTGTGTCCCCATCTGGGAGGACCAGCACCGGAAGATCCTGGACATCCTCACCTTTGTGTTTGGGTACCTCCTGCCTGTGGCTGTCGTGAGCTTGGCTTATGCCAGGACCATCAAGTTCCTGTGGACCTCAGTAGACCCTGTCGAGAGAATCTCAGAGTCCCGTAAGGCCAAGTGCAAGGTCACCAAGATGATTGTGGCTGTGGCCATACTCTTCTGCCTCTGCTGGCTGCCCCACCACCTGGTCATCCTATGCTTTTGGTTTGGCTACTTCCCCTTCAACCGAGTCACTTATGCCTGCCGCCTGGCCTCTCACTGCCTGTCATATGCCAACTCCTGTCTCAACCCCATTGTCTATGCCCTCATCTCTAAGCATTTCCGCAAGAAGTTCAAGCTGGTCTTCACTTGCCTCCTCTTCCAGAACAAGAACAGGAAGAAGAAGAGAGCTGGCAATAAAGTCCACGTGACCAATGTGGCCAACAATGCTGTAGGTGCGTATGGAGGGAACACCGAGGTCTCACAGATCCAGGAGGAGAATGCCAGGTGCTGCCAGGGCCTGCTGCGGAAAGATGCTGAAGACACCCATCTCCCTGAGGCATGGACTCATCAGCTACAGGACACCACTGCCTCTGCTCAGAGAGGACTGCTGGCTGAAGAAAGTTCTGTAACAACTGGCAACCCACTGGCTGTGACCTCACCAGGAAGATCTCAGGGCCTGCTGACCCTCCACTGA